Proteins from a genomic interval of Halopseudomonas litoralis:
- a CDS encoding hemerythrin domain-containing protein, whose product MTIFEALRISHDKQREYVDAVLRTSGDTPERVDAYQQLKEELYAHETAEERYFYIPLMGHENGVDLSRHAIAEHHEMDELVEKLDEMEMSSSAWLSTAKALGDKVLHHLEEEEQKFFQMAGKLLTDKQKAELAEQYNDEYEALLQ is encoded by the coding sequence ATGACCATTTTTGAAGCATTACGGATCAGCCATGACAAGCAGCGCGAGTATGTTGACGCTGTGCTACGCACCAGTGGAGATACCCCGGAACGGGTGGATGCCTATCAGCAACTCAAGGAGGAGCTTTACGCCCACGAGACGGCGGAAGAGCGCTATTTCTACATTCCCCTGATGGGCCATGAGAATGGCGTTGACCTGAGCCGCCACGCCATTGCCGAACATCACGAAATGGATGAACTGGTTGAAAAGCTGGATGAGATGGAAATGTCCAGCTCGGCCTGGTTGTCCACGGCAAAAGCCTTGGGCGATAAGGTGCTGCATCATCTTGAGGAGGAAGAGCAGAAGTTCTTTCAGATGGCGGGCAAGCTGCTTACCGACAAGCAGAAGGCAGAACTTGCCGAGCAGTATAACGATGAATATGAGGCGTTGCTGCAATAG